A genomic segment from Candidatus Anaeroferrophillus wilburensis encodes:
- a CDS encoding ATP-binding cassette domain-containing protein, with protein sequence MLLLTIEKLSKVYGSGCPDCLVLTGNHHDRAICPRCQSVVAINQVNLQVETGMVLGVVGESGSGKSTLLQLIYRDLQATSGSVSFQLPADDKEQHVNLMELSYNELSRIRNTRMSMIYQNARLGLNFLFSAGGNIAEKIIASGERKYGVIRQQVLQYTKKIEIPTERIDDYPESFSGGQQQRIQIAKALSSSPQLLLLDEPTTGLDVSVQAKILDLIKALRLEMGFTMIVVSHDLGVIKHLTDLTVVMKNGSIVEQGLTDQILEDPQHAYTQLLVSSIL encoded by the coding sequence ATGTTGCTGCTCACTATTGAGAAATTAAGCAAGGTGTACGGAAGCGGCTGCCCGGACTGTTTGGTGCTTACCGGGAATCACCATGATCGGGCCATCTGCCCCCGGTGCCAGAGTGTCGTTGCGATTAATCAAGTCAATTTACAGGTTGAAACAGGAATGGTTCTTGGAGTTGTCGGGGAATCAGGCAGTGGCAAATCCACCTTGTTGCAGTTGATCTACCGGGATTTGCAGGCAACGTCAGGCTCGGTTTCTTTTCAGCTTCCTGCCGATGACAAGGAACAACATGTTAACCTGATGGAACTCTCTTATAATGAACTTTCACGCATCCGCAATACACGGATGTCGATGATCTACCAGAATGCCCGCCTTGGGCTTAACTTTCTTTTTTCCGCTGGCGGCAATATTGCCGAGAAGATTATCGCTTCCGGAGAGAGAAAATACGGGGTAATTCGCCAGCAGGTTCTGCAGTATACCAAGAAAATTGAGATTCCGACGGAACGCATTGACGACTACCCGGAATCCTTTTCCGGCGGCCAGCAACAGCGTATCCAGATTGCCAAAGCTCTTTCCAGTTCACCCCAGCTTTTACTTCTCGATGAACCAACTACCGGTCTCGATGTTTCAGTCCAGGCCAAGATTCTTGATCTCATCAAGGCCTTACGCTTGGAAATGGGGTTTACCATGATTGTCGTTTCCCATGACCTGGGGGTTATCAAGCACCTTACCGACCTGACGGTTGTCATGAAAAATGGCTCCATCGTTGAGCAGGGTTTGACCGATCAGATTCTTGAAGATCCACAGCATGCTTATACCCAGCTTCTGGTTTCAAGCATTCTTTAG
- a CDS encoding alpha-D-ribose 1-methylphosphonate 5-phosphate C-P-lyase PhnJ — protein MGKKIFGFIDEDAKKEIRRALLKAVAIPGYTVPFASREMPITRGWGTGGLQITLSSVVEEDILKVIDQGCDGSINAVTIRDFITSVTDVATTTITGEATIIQTRHRIPETPLTEGQILVFQVPYPEVLTTVEPDTAIQKIMHANHDYSKMWVLLYEDTSQFGDSRISHRYPVEINGVYLMDPSPIPKYDIPRLHNNPALMLFGAGREKRIYAIPPYTAVRPLKFDDREFKVESFPGVSCERCGASAVFFDQVYLDDGSHFFCSDTDFCDRNLAGE, from the coding sequence ATGGGTAAAAAAATATTTGGCTTTATCGACGAGGATGCCAAGAAAGAAATCCGCCGGGCACTGCTGAAAGCTGTTGCAATTCCAGGCTATACTGTTCCCTTTGCCTCCCGGGAAATGCCGATCACCCGGGGCTGGGGTACCGGTGGTCTGCAGATCACACTCTCCTCTGTCGTTGAGGAAGACATCCTGAAAGTCATTGACCAAGGTTGTGACGGTTCCATCAATGCTGTCACCATCCGCGATTTTATTACGTCGGTTACCGATGTTGCGACCACCACCATAACCGGGGAAGCGACGATAATCCAGACGCGGCACCGGATTCCGGAAACTCCTTTAACCGAAGGACAGATCCTCGTTTTCCAGGTTCCCTACCCGGAAGTCCTGACGACCGTTGAACCCGATACTGCCATCCAGAAAATCATGCACGCCAATCATGATTACAGCAAAATGTGGGTGCTTTTATATGAGGATACCTCGCAATTTGGAGATAGCCGCATCAGCCATCGCTATCCGGTGGAAATCAACGGCGTCTATCTTATGGACCCTTCTCCCATACCTAAATATGATATTCCCCGACTCCATAATAATCCTGCTCTGATGCTCTTTGGCGCCGGCCGGGAAAAGCGCATTTACGCCATTCCCCCCTACACTGCGGTTCGCCCGCTTAAATTTGACGACCGGGAATTCAAGGTTGAATCCTTTCCTGGTGTCAGTTGTGAACGCTGCGGCGCCAGTGCTGTCTTCTTTGACCAGGTGTACCTGGATGATGGCAGCCATTTTTTTTGTAGTGATACGGATTTTTGTGATCGCAACCTGGCAGGAGAATGA
- a CDS encoding carbon-phosphorus lyase complex subunit PhnI gives MSYVAVKGGSQAIGAAKKFLHDMLSPVWKLDDGDLRDGLTFAIDRIMGEGALYAPKLALEALKRAGGDVLEASIYLRAHRSSCQRIGNAAIVESAKMRLIRRISATFKDISGGQLLGPSSDYEVRLLGRESGSPTTDHLLEASAITGRTDDHTTIVLASALQPLRDKDMIMELPNLEEKPHDVTRTFPLPPYPRSAIMQIMARGETGAMLAFSYTSMRGYGDVHPTIGDLRLGTLKITFIHPFTNRSVAIGEIRVTACETVGTFVRSPVDGEMRLATGYGFCLGYNETKAISMSILDLAMNYAGFSVGGTSLATEPEMIIHHVDAIESMGFANHFKLPHYVTFQADIQVYEKARRQEEGKNG, from the coding sequence ATGAGTTATGTCGCCGTAAAAGGAGGTAGCCAGGCAATCGGGGCAGCAAAAAAGTTTCTCCATGACATGCTCAGTCCGGTCTGGAAGCTTGACGATGGCGACCTCCGGGACGGTCTTACATTTGCCATCGACCGGATTATGGGAGAGGGAGCTCTCTACGCGCCCAAACTGGCTCTGGAAGCCTTGAAGCGGGCCGGCGGTGACGTCCTGGAAGCTTCAATTTATTTGCGGGCACATCGATCATCATGCCAGCGTATTGGCAATGCGGCAATCGTGGAAAGTGCCAAGATGCGGCTCATACGCCGCATTTCAGCTACGTTCAAGGACATCAGTGGTGGGCAGCTGCTAGGCCCATCCAGCGATTATGAGGTCCGCCTGCTAGGGAGAGAAAGTGGCAGCCCGACAACTGATCACCTGCTTGAAGCCAGCGCCATAACGGGTCGGACAGATGATCATACAACCATTGTGCTTGCAAGCGCTTTGCAGCCCTTACGGGATAAAGATATGATCATGGAGTTGCCAAATTTGGAAGAAAAGCCCCATGATGTAACCAGGACTTTTCCGCTACCTCCCTATCCCCGCAGTGCAATCATGCAGATTATGGCCCGGGGTGAAACCGGGGCCATGCTCGCCTTTTCCTACACCTCGATGCGAGGATACGGTGATGTTCATCCGACTATCGGAGATCTCCGTCTAGGCACTTTGAAGATCACGTTTATCCATCCTTTTACCAACCGCTCAGTGGCCATTGGCGAGATCCGGGTAACCGCCTGTGAAACCGTGGGAACCTTTGTCCGGAGTCCGGTTGATGGCGAGATGCGCCTTGCAACCGGCTATGGATTCTGCCTCGGCTACAATGAAACCAAGGCTATTTCCATGTCAATTCTTGATCTTGCCATGAATTATGCGGGGTTTTCTGTTGGCGGAACTTCCTTGGCCACTGAACCGGAAATGATTATTCACCATGTGGATGCCATCGAGTCAATGGGCTTTGCTAACCACTTCAAGCTGCCCCATTATGTCACTTTTCAGGCGGATATCCAGGTCTATGAAAAAGCCCGCCGGCAGGAGGAGGGAAAAAATGGGTAA
- the phnH gene encoding phosphonate C-P lyase system protein PhnH, which yields MLEIDTDRLNRVNFRACLAALSRPGSKHQLMPFRDSALLAMASLMLYSEVGYHYDGELDFRLVEAITGGSRRCSTDADFLFADHVSVPLLKDAKKGDHENPERGATLIFSVKNLVDGPLVLLEGPGIDGQRSAIMPVDEHFLEVFNHKNREFPCGVEVFFVSHQGELVALSRTTRMGKAS from the coding sequence ATGTTGGAAATAGATACCGATCGATTAAATCGGGTTAATTTCCGTGCCTGTCTTGCAGCCTTGTCACGGCCGGGAAGCAAACATCAGCTGATGCCATTCAGAGATTCGGCACTGCTGGCGATGGCCTCACTGATGCTTTATTCTGAAGTCGGCTACCATTACGACGGTGAACTTGATTTTCGCCTGGTTGAGGCAATTACCGGGGGTTCCCGGCGGTGCTCGACGGATGCCGACTTTCTGTTTGCTGACCATGTATCCGTGCCGTTGCTGAAGGACGCTAAAAAAGGAGATCATGAAAACCCCGAAAGAGGAGCAACCCTTATTTTTTCGGTCAAAAATCTGGTTGACGGCCCGCTCGTTTTACTTGAAGGGCCGGGCATCGACGGCCAGAGATCTGCCATTATGCCGGTTGATGAACACTTTCTAGAAGTTTTTAATCATAAAAATCGCGAGTTCCCCTGTGGCGTTGAAGTTTTTTTTGTCTCTCATCAAGGAGAACTGGTTGCACTATCACGGACCACCAGAATGGGCAAAGCCTCATGA
- a CDS encoding phosphonate C-P lyase system protein PhnG yields MVTAINREELNLALQAVGPEALEQLVKAIEEKACVKIVKPPTVQSLLLPVYDPIVKAEFYVGEVLVTATVAEVNGVPGWAMVMDDQPVLSQMMAVVDAAFAAGIKKADIIMLGLEGEHCIQEKHAKEKLLVEKTRISFDLM; encoded by the coding sequence ATGGTTACTGCTATTAATCGGGAAGAATTAAACCTTGCGCTGCAAGCCGTGGGGCCTGAGGCATTGGAGCAACTGGTAAAAGCAATAGAAGAAAAGGCCTGTGTCAAAATTGTCAAGCCGCCAACCGTTCAGAGCCTTTTACTGCCGGTCTATGATCCCATTGTCAAAGCAGAGTTCTACGTTGGTGAAGTTCTGGTAACCGCCACTGTGGCCGAAGTCAACGGTGTGCCTGGATGGGCAATGGTTATGGATGACCAACCCGTTTTGTCGCAGATGATGGCTGTTGTTGATGCTGCTTTTGCTGCCGGGATTAAAAAAGCTGATATCATCATGCTGGGTCTTGAAGGTGAACACTGCATTCAGGAAAAACATGCCAAGGAGAAATTGCTTGTGGAGAAAACCAGGATTTCTTTTGACCTGATGTAA
- the phnE gene encoding phosphonate ABC transporter, permease protein PhnE — protein MNIEQIKKAANPFKLKPMVLALVFACILVLSWKNTEMSFRELFIDGWPHMHSYIAGNPAIEGSSFFPPRLVFADLRVYLLAMLETFEMALVALIMSVIIGLPLSFLISRNILDILLPGSSALIQFLRRSIYLGAMLMANVCRSINEIVWALLFVSAVGLGPMAGILALGVHTAGVLAKLLAEGNEAIDPGPVEALSATGAGVVKIIIYAVMPQTMPHFVSMVLYRFESDVRSASILGFVGAGGIGFYLFDKVRAFENADVTTIIIIIVTVVWVIDKLSAVVRKKFI, from the coding sequence ATGAACATTGAACAGATCAAAAAAGCTGCCAATCCTTTCAAACTCAAGCCGATGGTTTTGGCCTTGGTTTTTGCCTGTATTCTGGTTCTGAGCTGGAAAAACACGGAAATGAGTTTCAGGGAGCTTTTTATCGATGGATGGCCGCACATGCATTCCTATATTGCCGGAAATCCAGCCATTGAAGGAAGCAGCTTCTTTCCCCCCCGGCTGGTATTTGCTGACCTGAGAGTCTACCTGCTGGCTATGCTCGAAACCTTTGAAATGGCCCTGGTAGCCCTTATCATGTCGGTAATCATCGGTCTGCCCCTCTCTTTTCTTATTTCCCGCAATATTTTAGACATTCTTCTTCCGGGAAGTTCAGCCCTGATTCAGTTCCTGCGCCGAAGTATCTATCTGGGTGCCATGTTAATGGCTAATGTCTGCCGTTCCATCAATGAAATTGTCTGGGCCCTGCTGTTTGTCTCAGCCGTCGGCCTGGGTCCGATGGCCGGCATTCTCGCTCTGGGGGTCCATACCGCCGGCGTCCTGGCCAAATTACTGGCCGAGGGCAACGAAGCCATAGACCCCGGGCCGGTGGAGGCATTGTCAGCTACGGGCGCCGGGGTTGTTAAAATAATCATTTACGCCGTTATGCCCCAGACCATGCCCCATTTTGTTTCCATGGTTCTCTACCGCTTTGAATCGGATGTCCGTAGTGCGTCAATCCTTGGTTTTGTCGGGGCAGGGGGCATTGGTTTTTATCTTTTTGATAAGGTGAGAGCATTTGAAAATGCAGATGTTACCACGATTATCATCATTATCGTTACGGTGGTCTGGGTTATTGATAAATTGAGTGCGGTTGTCAGGAAAAAATTTATTTGA